One region of Catenuloplanes indicus genomic DNA includes:
- a CDS encoding Lrp/AsnC family transcriptional regulator, which produces MDTTDLKIVELLRGNARISYAELARQVGLSAPAVHERVGKLESNGVLRGYQAEVDPEAVGLGVTAFIGIVQDSGGDTDDVGAALREMPEIEDCYFMAGLESFQIKVRVGTIAELEQIVVRIGRVPGVASTRTAIALSTKWEHRPQPVVR; this is translated from the coding sequence GTGGATACAACTGACCTGAAAATCGTGGAGCTGTTGCGCGGCAACGCGCGCATCTCGTACGCGGAGCTGGCCCGCCAGGTCGGCCTCTCCGCCCCCGCCGTGCACGAGCGCGTCGGCAAGCTGGAGTCGAACGGCGTCCTGCGCGGCTACCAGGCCGAGGTGGACCCGGAGGCCGTCGGGCTCGGCGTCACCGCCTTCATCGGCATCGTGCAGGACTCCGGCGGTGACACCGACGACGTCGGCGCCGCGCTGCGCGAGATGCCGGAGATCGAGGACTGCTACTTCATGGCCGGTCTTGAGTCGTTCCAGATCAAGGTGCGGGTCGGCACGATAGCCGAGCTGGAGCAGATCGTCGTGCGCATCGGCCGGGTCCCCGGCGTGGCCAGCACGCGCACCGCGATCGCGCTCTCCACCAAGTGGGAGCACCGTCCACAGCCGGTGGTCCGATGA
- the ccsB gene encoding c-type cytochrome biogenesis protein CcsB, giving the protein MAELSDQLLVVTVLAYLVAMICHAAEYAFGTRSHIGRAAMRPERELVMAGGPVVKEAAPIESVSEPVPARSNGLIGWAAVGVTVLAALAHIGTLVTRGIAADRVPWGNMYEFILSATFIGIAAWFVVLVRWPGLRHLGLFVALFQVLLLGVAGMVAYTPVGPLVPALDSAWFIIHIAAVSTSSGIFLLGVVPAALYLMRNGYEKGKRSFPYSLAKNVPNAAALERLTFRLHAFAFPIWTFGALIAGPIWAEASWGRYWGWDPKEVWAFISWIVYAGYLHARATPSVRRNVATWIAIVGFLTMLMNLFGVNLFFGGLHSYAGV; this is encoded by the coding sequence ATGGCTGAGCTATCCGATCAGCTGCTGGTGGTGACCGTCCTGGCCTACCTGGTGGCGATGATCTGCCACGCGGCGGAGTACGCGTTCGGCACCCGGAGCCACATCGGCCGCGCCGCGATGCGTCCGGAGCGCGAGCTGGTCATGGCCGGCGGCCCGGTCGTCAAGGAAGCGGCCCCGATCGAGTCCGTGTCCGAGCCGGTCCCGGCGAGGAGTAACGGCCTGATCGGCTGGGCGGCCGTGGGCGTCACCGTGCTCGCCGCGCTCGCACACATCGGCACGCTGGTCACCCGCGGCATCGCGGCCGACCGGGTGCCGTGGGGCAACATGTACGAGTTCATCCTCTCGGCCACGTTCATCGGCATCGCGGCCTGGTTCGTGGTGCTGGTCCGGTGGCCCGGCCTGCGGCACCTCGGCCTGTTCGTGGCGCTGTTCCAGGTGCTGCTGCTCGGCGTGGCCGGCATGGTGGCGTACACGCCGGTCGGCCCGCTGGTCCCGGCGCTGGACTCGGCCTGGTTCATCATCCACATCGCGGCCGTGTCCACCTCGTCCGGCATCTTCCTGCTCGGCGTCGTCCCGGCCGCGCTCTACCTGATGCGCAACGGGTACGAGAAGGGCAAGCGCAGCTTCCCGTACTCGCTGGCGAAGAACGTGCCGAACGCGGCCGCGCTGGAGCGGCTGACGTTCCGGCTGCACGCGTTCGCGTTCCCGATCTGGACGTTCGGCGCGCTGATCGCGGGCCCGATCTGGGCGGAGGCGTCCTGGGGCCGCTACTGGGGCTGGGACCCGAAGGAGGTCTGGGCGTTCATCTCCTGGATCGTCTACGCCGGTTACCTGCACGCCCGCGCCACGCCCAGCGTGCGCCGGAACGTGGCGACCTGGATCGCGATCGTCGGCTTCCTCACCATGCTGATGAACCTGTTCGGCGTGAATCTGTTCTTCGGCGGCCTGCACTCGTACGCCGGAGTCTGA
- a CDS encoding cytochrome c biogenesis CcdA family protein, with protein MADTFADTAASGPLVLAILAATLAGLVSFLSPCVLPLVPGYLSFITGLTGADLETPGSTPGDTRTRTTTWVRGRVLAGTVLFIAGFTTVFTLSTVLVANVGRLMLEHQRPLEIGAGALIIVLGLSFMGLIPGLQREFRINRLPDAGLIGAPIFGAIFALSWTPCIGPTLGSVMALSAATGQADRAAVLGIAYSLGLGIPFLIFGLGFRHLLGVFTTLRRHGQWVTRIGGGMLVLVGVALVTGAWNQFLIWLLTTVGVGDVLL; from the coding sequence ATGGCTGACACGTTCGCGGACACGGCGGCGAGCGGCCCGCTCGTCCTGGCGATCCTGGCCGCGACGCTGGCCGGCCTGGTCAGCTTCCTCTCCCCGTGCGTGCTGCCGCTGGTCCCCGGCTATCTGTCGTTCATCACCGGCCTGACCGGCGCCGATCTGGAGACGCCGGGCAGCACGCCGGGCGACACCAGAACCAGAACCACGACGTGGGTACGCGGCCGCGTGCTCGCCGGCACCGTTCTGTTCATCGCCGGGTTCACCACGGTCTTCACGCTCAGCACCGTGCTGGTGGCGAACGTCGGCCGGCTGATGCTGGAGCACCAGCGGCCGCTGGAGATCGGTGCCGGTGCGCTGATCATCGTGCTCGGGCTGTCCTTCATGGGCCTGATCCCCGGCCTGCAGCGCGAGTTCCGGATCAACCGGCTGCCGGACGCCGGCCTGATCGGCGCACCGATCTTCGGGGCGATCTTCGCGCTCTCCTGGACGCCGTGCATCGGCCCGACACTCGGCTCGGTGATGGCGCTCTCCGCCGCGACCGGCCAGGCCGACCGCGCCGCGGTGCTCGGCATCGCGTACAGCCTGGGCCTGGGCATTCCGTTCTTGATCTTCGGTTTGGGGTTCCGGCACCTGCTCGGCGTCTTCACGACGCTGCGGCGGCACGGCCAGTGGGTGACCCGGATCGGCGGCGGCATGCTGGTCCTGGTCGGCGTCGCGCTGGTCACCGGCGCCTGGAACCAGTTCCTCATCTGGCTGCTGACCACCGTGGGTGTCGGAGACGTGTTGCTGTGA
- the resB gene encoding cytochrome c biogenesis protein ResB gives MRTALTLLFLLAIASIPGSVLPQRAVSAQGVSDYFRDHPDLAPTLDKLGAFDAYASVWFSAIYVLLFTSLIGCIIPRIREHWRAVRMTPPEAPRRLDRLAASVPAEEVDGTPAEAAERIRAMLRTARWRAVAREQAGGGWTVSAEKGHLKETGNLVFHTALLCVLAGVAFGSWYGWHGNRILVAGPDTAFCNSVPQFDESGLGPRVDDADLPPFCLELTDFQARFLDTGMPESFQATATVEENGGSRSERFAVNSPLRLDGASVYLLGHGYAPVIRYTDRYGVTQERVSPFLSTDLNQTSEGVAKFPDANVDPATGQRQDDLQVGFQGIYAPTMPAEGLVTISVHPAENNPGLTLLAYRGNLGEDAGIPNSVYSINQGQIDRGKLTQIGEAKLLKPGESWTLDDGSTVTFVGTREYATISVRSDPGQLFVLVSSVLGLIGLTLSLYGKRRRVFFRITPGDLGESSTTGRSSLMEAGGLPRTDYPGFADEFAQLVAATRPGGGTAGDTAEGTV, from the coding sequence ATGCGGACCGCGCTGACGCTGCTGTTCCTGCTGGCGATCGCGTCCATCCCCGGCTCGGTGCTGCCGCAGCGCGCGGTGAGCGCGCAGGGCGTGTCCGACTACTTCCGGGACCACCCGGACCTGGCGCCCACGCTCGACAAACTGGGTGCCTTCGACGCGTACGCGTCGGTCTGGTTCTCGGCGATCTACGTGTTGCTGTTCACGTCGCTGATCGGCTGCATCATCCCGCGGATCCGCGAGCACTGGCGCGCGGTCCGGATGACGCCGCCGGAGGCGCCGCGCCGGCTGGACCGGCTGGCCGCGTCCGTCCCGGCCGAGGAGGTCGACGGTACGCCCGCGGAGGCGGCCGAACGGATCCGCGCGATGCTGCGGACGGCCCGGTGGCGCGCGGTCGCCCGGGAGCAGGCCGGCGGCGGGTGGACGGTCAGCGCGGAGAAGGGCCACCTGAAGGAGACGGGCAACCTGGTCTTTCACACCGCGCTGCTGTGCGTGCTGGCCGGTGTGGCGTTCGGCAGCTGGTACGGCTGGCACGGCAACCGCATCCTGGTCGCCGGCCCGGACACCGCGTTCTGCAACAGCGTGCCGCAGTTCGACGAGAGCGGCCTCGGCCCGCGCGTCGACGACGCCGACCTGCCGCCGTTCTGCCTGGAGCTGACCGACTTCCAGGCACGCTTCCTGGACACCGGCATGCCGGAGTCCTTCCAGGCCACGGCCACGGTGGAGGAGAACGGCGGTTCGCGGAGCGAGCGGTTCGCGGTCAACTCGCCGCTGCGGCTCGACGGCGCGAGCGTCTACCTGCTCGGCCACGGCTACGCGCCGGTCATCCGGTACACCGACCGGTACGGCGTCACCCAGGAGCGGGTCAGCCCGTTCCTCTCCACCGACCTGAACCAGACCAGCGAGGGCGTCGCCAAGTTCCCGGACGCCAACGTGGACCCGGCCACCGGGCAGCGCCAGGACGATCTGCAGGTCGGCTTCCAGGGCATCTACGCACCGACCATGCCGGCCGAGGGGCTGGTCACGATCTCGGTCCACCCGGCCGAGAACAACCCGGGCCTGACGCTGCTGGCCTACCGCGGCAACCTGGGCGAGGACGCCGGCATCCCGAACTCGGTCTACTCGATCAACCAGGGGCAGATCGACCGCGGCAAGCTGACCCAGATCGGCGAGGCCAAGCTGCTCAAGCCGGGCGAGTCGTGGACGCTGGACGACGGCAGCACGGTCACCTTCGTCGGCACCCGCGAGTACGCCACGATCTCCGTCCGCAGCGACCCCGGCCAGCTCTTCGTGCTGGTCAGCAGCGTGCTCGGCCTGATCGGACTGACGCTGTCGCTCTACGGCAAGCGACGCCGCGTGTTCTTCCGTATCACGCCCGGCGACCTGGGAGAATCGTCCACGACGGGACGTAGTAGTTTGATGGAGGCCGGTGGGCTGCCGCGCACCGACTATCCCGGCTTCGCCGATGAGTTCGCCCAGCTGGTCGCCGCGACCAGGCCGGGCGGTGGCACGGCGGGGGACACCGCTGAAGGGACCGTGTGA
- a CDS encoding TlpA family protein disulfide reductase encodes MAALTRPKAIVVGVALLVAGAVAGGLLAGRGDWTEACATGANGVIECAAGERPDAPEAAGELLDGSRYDLASARGKVVVVNFWGSWCSPCRAEAKELEQTYQTTKASGVEFLGINNRDDRDAAIAFERGRVTYPSLFDPANRLGLDFDIPPGATPSTVILDREGRIALVIRRSVLASELTPLVQRVAAENG; translated from the coding sequence ATGGCAGCGCTCACCAGGCCGAAGGCGATCGTCGTGGGCGTCGCGCTGCTGGTCGCCGGCGCGGTGGCCGGCGGTCTGCTCGCCGGTCGCGGCGACTGGACCGAGGCCTGCGCCACCGGGGCGAACGGCGTGATCGAGTGCGCCGCCGGTGAGCGGCCGGACGCGCCCGAGGCCGCCGGTGAGCTGCTGGACGGCTCGCGCTACGACCTCGCCTCGGCCCGGGGCAAGGTCGTGGTGGTCAACTTCTGGGGTTCCTGGTGCTCGCCGTGCCGCGCCGAGGCCAAGGAGCTGGAGCAGACGTACCAGACCACCAAGGCGAGCGGCGTCGAGTTCCTCGGCATCAACAACCGCGACGACCGGGACGCCGCGATCGCGTTCGAGCGCGGGCGGGTCACGTACCCGAGCCTGTTCGACCCGGCGAACCGGCTGGGCCTGGACTTCGACATCCCGCCGGGCGCCACGCCGTCCACCGTGATCCTGGACCGCGAGGGCCGGATCGCGCTGGTGATCCGGCGGTCGGTGCTGGCCAGCGAGCTGACACCGCTGGTGCAGAGGGTGGCCGCGGAGAATGGCTGA
- the mqnP gene encoding menaquinone biosynthesis prenyltransferase MqnP has translation MTDTVARPNPVKGFLRLVMIEHSIFALPFAYLAALTAMRTLSPNVQWGTLGLITVAMVSARTVAMAANRIIDVRIDAQNPRTANRELVTGAISMRVAWAGLIISLVIFFASAAALNLLCLLLAPLALFALVIYSYAKRFTNYPQVFLGAAQAVAPVGAWIGVTGEWSWEAMVLGLAVGTWIGGFDCIYACQDVDIDRQIGVGSVPVKHGVAGALRIAAATHVLTVALYAAFGYLTGYGWLWWLGLAGIAGVLVYEHRIVRPDDLSRVNRAFFTANGLIAVALFAFALLDLVILQGLRA, from the coding sequence GTGACCGACACCGTAGCCCGGCCGAACCCGGTCAAGGGCTTCCTGCGGCTGGTGATGATCGAGCACTCGATCTTCGCGTTGCCGTTCGCCTACCTGGCGGCGCTGACCGCCATGCGCACGCTGTCGCCGAACGTTCAGTGGGGCACGCTCGGGCTGATCACGGTCGCGATGGTTTCCGCCCGCACCGTGGCGATGGCCGCCAACCGGATCATCGACGTGCGGATCGACGCGCAGAACCCGCGCACCGCCAACCGCGAGCTGGTCACCGGCGCGATCTCGATGCGCGTGGCCTGGGCCGGCCTGATCATCTCGTTGGTGATCTTCTTCGCCTCGGCCGCGGCGCTGAACCTGCTCTGCCTGCTCCTCGCCCCGCTGGCGCTCTTCGCGCTGGTCATCTACTCGTACGCCAAACGCTTCACCAACTACCCGCAGGTCTTCCTCGGCGCGGCGCAGGCCGTGGCCCCGGTCGGGGCGTGGATCGGCGTGACCGGTGAATGGTCCTGGGAGGCGATGGTGCTCGGCCTCGCGGTCGGCACCTGGATCGGCGGGTTCGACTGCATCTACGCCTGCCAGGACGTGGACATCGACCGGCAGATCGGCGTCGGCTCGGTCCCGGTCAAGCACGGCGTCGCCGGTGCGCTGCGGATCGCCGCGGCCACGCACGTGCTGACGGTCGCGCTCTACGCCGCGTTCGGCTACCTCACCGGGTACGGCTGGCTCTGGTGGCTCGGCCTGGCCGGGATCGCCGGTGTGCTGGTCTACGAGCACCGGATCGTGCGCCCGGACGACCTGTCCCGGGTCAACCGCGCGTTCTTCACCGCGAACGGCCTGATCGCGGTCGCGCTCTTCGCGTTCGCGCTGCTGGACCTCGTGATCCTGCAGGGACTCCGTGCGTAG
- a CDS encoding BldC family transcriptional regulator — protein MDTGDRLLTPGEVAALFRVDPKTVTRWAAAGRIGSIRTPGGHRRFRESEVRQLLEGEGALEELNKDLPPEPNGGNGGPGGYHPPSLN, from the coding sequence GTGGACACTGGAGATCGTCTGCTGACGCCGGGCGAGGTGGCTGCGCTGTTCCGCGTCGACCCGAAGACGGTCACTCGCTGGGCGGCCGCCGGCCGGATCGGCAGCATCAGGACCCCGGGCGGGCATCGCCGCTTCCGGGAGTCCGAGGTGCGTCAGTTACTCGAGGGTGAGGGCGCCCTGGAGGAGCTGAACAAGGACCTGCCGCCGGAACCGAACGGCGGCAACGGTGGCCCCGGCGGCTACCACCCGCCGTCGCTCAACTGA
- a CDS encoding menaquinone biosynthesis decarboxylase produces the protein MAAFTDLKDFLAALEKTGDLRRVSAPVDPTLEMSEIVNRTVKAHGPALLFERPTRGDMPVAINLFGTEERTARALGVGSLDEIGERIGNMLKPELPVGWSGIRDGIGKVLQLKSMPPKKLKSAPCQEVVYKGDQVDLNRLPGLQIWPGDGGIFHNFGLTHTKHPENGKRNLGLYRLQQHSHNTLGMHWQIHKNSTAHHAVAEQLGQRLPVAIAIGADPAVCYSASAPLPADIDEYLFAGFLRNERVEMVDCVTVPLQVPANAQIVLEGYLEPGERMPEGPFGDHTGFYTPVEPFPVLHIECMTMQRDPVYHSIVTSQPPQEDHGLGKATERIFAPLLRFMIPDIVDYDLPAEGVFHNAAIVSIRKRYPKHAQKVMNAIWGAHMMSLTKLIIVVDEDCDVHDYSEVAFRAFGNVDYSRDLLLTEGPVDHLDHSSYQQFWGGKAGVDATRKLPSEGYTRGWPESMVMSPEIVQKVTKRWKEYGL, from the coding sequence ATGGCGGCGTTCACGGACCTGAAGGACTTCCTCGCCGCGCTGGAGAAGACCGGTGATCTCCGCCGGGTCAGCGCGCCGGTCGACCCCACCCTCGAGATGAGCGAGATCGTCAACCGTACGGTCAAGGCTCATGGCCCTGCTCTGCTCTTCGAGCGGCCCACCCGCGGCGACATGCCGGTGGCGATCAACCTCTTCGGCACGGAGGAGCGCACCGCACGGGCGCTGGGTGTCGGCTCGCTCGACGAGATCGGCGAGCGGATCGGCAACATGCTCAAGCCGGAACTGCCGGTCGGCTGGTCCGGCATCCGCGACGGCATCGGCAAGGTCTTGCAGCTGAAGTCCATGCCGCCGAAGAAGCTGAAGTCCGCCCCCTGCCAGGAGGTCGTCTACAAGGGCGACCAGGTCGACCTGAACCGGCTGCCCGGCCTGCAGATCTGGCCCGGCGACGGCGGGATCTTCCACAACTTCGGGCTGACCCACACCAAGCACCCGGAGAACGGCAAGCGCAATCTCGGCCTCTACCGGTTGCAGCAGCACTCGCACAACACGCTCGGCATGCACTGGCAGATTCACAAGAACTCCACCGCACACCACGCGGTCGCGGAGCAACTCGGCCAGCGGCTGCCGGTGGCGATCGCGATCGGCGCGGACCCGGCGGTCTGCTACTCCGCCTCCGCGCCGCTGCCGGCCGACATCGACGAGTACCTGTTCGCCGGCTTCCTGCGCAACGAGCGGGTCGAGATGGTCGACTGCGTGACCGTGCCGCTGCAGGTCCCGGCGAACGCGCAGATCGTGCTGGAGGGCTACCTCGAGCCCGGCGAGCGGATGCCGGAGGGCCCGTTCGGCGACCACACCGGCTTCTACACGCCGGTCGAGCCGTTCCCGGTGCTGCACATCGAGTGCATGACCATGCAGCGCGACCCGGTCTACCACTCGATCGTCACGTCCCAGCCGCCGCAGGAGGACCACGGGCTGGGCAAGGCCACCGAGCGGATCTTCGCGCCGCTGCTGCGCTTCATGATCCCGGACATCGTCGACTACGACCTGCCGGCCGAGGGCGTGTTCCACAACGCCGCGATCGTCTCGATCCGGAAGCGCTACCCCAAGCACGCGCAGAAGGTGATGAACGCGATCTGGGGCGCGCACATGATGTCGCTGACCAAGCTGATCATCGTGGTGGACGAGGACTGCGACGTGCACGACTACTCCGAGGTCGCGTTCCGCGCGTTCGGCAACGTCGACTACTCGCGCGACCTGCTGCTCACCGAGGGCCCAGTGGACCACCTCGACCACTCGTCCTACCAGCAGTTCTGGGGCGGCAAGGCCGGCGTCGACGCGACCCGCAAGCTGCCGTCCGAGGGCTACACCCGCGGCTGGCCGGAGAGCATGGTCATGTCCCCGGAGATCGTGCAGAAGGTCACCAAGCGCTGGAAGGAGTACGGCCTGTGA
- a CDS encoding DEAD/DEAH box helicase → MTTFVDPSTFPSLFDSSADPSAESAPAAEAESTPEVTFEDLGLPNRLVRALAREGITAPFEIQAATVPDALAGRDVLGRGQTGSGKTLAFGLPVLARVAMGGRAEPHHPKALILVPTRELAMQVADALMPLGKPLGVFIKTAVGGVPYDRQIDSLRRGVEIIVATPGRLGDLINRGVCNLDKVEITVLDEADQMADMGFLPEVTELLSKTPADSQRLLFSATLDKDVDTLVKRFMTDPVTHSTAPPVATVSTMDHHMLLIPPQDKFPVTASIAARKGRTIIFARTQMGVDRLVEQLAVVGVRAGALHGGKTQRARTRTLAEFKEGRTNVLVATDVAARGIHVDGISLVLHVDPPKDPKDYLHRAGRTARAGESGAVATLVLPKQRRTTLGMLEKAGVSPAQTRVRAGDAALTELVGAQEPSGVPVVEEPEPPRRSEGGRGRRFGGGGDRGPRRFDGERPRRFDGPREDRPRRFDGPREDRPRRFDGPREGGQATGSGDHRFTGDRRPNWRARDERPRDDRPRDDRPSGGERPHRRPARTH, encoded by the coding sequence TTGACGACTTTCGTTGACCCCAGCACGTTCCCGTCCCTCTTCGACTCGTCCGCGGACCCTTCCGCCGAGTCCGCTCCCGCCGCCGAGGCGGAGAGCACCCCCGAGGTCACCTTCGAGGACCTCGGCCTCCCCAACCGCCTGGTGCGCGCGCTCGCGCGTGAGGGCATCACCGCTCCGTTCGAGATCCAGGCCGCGACCGTCCCCGACGCGCTGGCCGGCCGGGACGTGCTCGGCCGTGGCCAGACCGGCTCCGGCAAGACGCTGGCGTTCGGCCTTCCGGTGCTGGCCCGCGTCGCCATGGGCGGCCGCGCCGAGCCGCACCACCCGAAGGCGCTGATCCTGGTGCCGACGCGCGAGCTCGCCATGCAGGTGGCAGACGCGCTGATGCCGCTCGGCAAGCCGCTGGGCGTATTCATCAAGACCGCGGTCGGCGGCGTGCCGTACGATCGGCAGATCGACTCGCTCCGCCGGGGCGTCGAGATCATCGTGGCCACGCCGGGCCGGCTCGGCGACCTGATCAACCGCGGCGTCTGCAACCTGGACAAGGTGGAGATCACGGTCCTGGACGAGGCGGACCAGATGGCCGACATGGGCTTCCTGCCCGAGGTCACCGAGCTGCTGTCGAAGACCCCGGCGGACAGCCAGCGGCTGCTCTTCTCGGCCACGCTCGACAAGGACGTGGACACGCTGGTCAAGCGGTTCATGACCGACCCGGTCACGCACTCGACCGCACCGCCGGTCGCGACCGTCTCGACCATGGATCACCACATGCTGCTGATCCCGCCGCAGGACAAGTTCCCGGTGACCGCGTCGATCGCCGCCCGCAAGGGCCGGACCATCATCTTCGCGCGTACGCAGATGGGCGTGGACCGGCTCGTCGAGCAGCTCGCGGTCGTCGGCGTCCGGGCCGGTGCGCTGCACGGCGGCAAGACGCAGCGGGCGCGTACCCGCACGCTGGCGGAGTTCAAGGAGGGCCGGACGAACGTGCTGGTCGCCACGGACGTCGCCGCCCGCGGCATCCACGTCGACGGCATCTCACTGGTGCTGCACGTCGATCCGCCGAAGGACCCGAAGGACTACCTGCACCGGGCCGGTCGCACCGCCCGGGCCGGCGAGTCCGGTGCGGTCGCCACGCTGGTCCTGCCGAAGCAGCGCCGCACCACGCTCGGCATGCTGGAGAAGGCCGGCGTCAGCCCCGCGCAGACCCGCGTCCGCGCCGGTGACGCCGCGCTGACCGAGCTGGTCGGCGCGCAGGAGCCGTCCGGCGTCCCGGTCGTGGAGGAGCCCGAGCCGCCGCGCCGTTCCGAGGGCGGCCGCGGCCGTCGCTTCGGCGGCGGCGGCGACCGCGGCCCGCGCCGCTTCGACGGCGAGCGTCCGCGCCGCTTCGACGGCCCTCGCGAGGACCGTCCGCGCCGCTTCGACGGCCCCCGCGAGGACCGTCCGCGCCGCTTCGACGGCCCCCGCGAGGGTGGCCAGGCCACCGGCAGCGGCGACCACCGCTTCACCGGCGACCGCCGCCCGAACTGGCGTGCCCGCGACGAGCGTCCCCGCGACGACCGCCCGCGCGACGACCGCCCCAGCGGCGGCGAGCGCCCGCACCGCCGCCCGGCGCGCACGCACTGA
- a CDS encoding PLP-dependent cysteine synthase family protein, with protein MTSYARSDEPARLWVTEAIGKVEADANRSADTHLLPFPLPPEWGIDLYLKDESVHPTGSLKHRLARSLFLYGLCNGWIGPQTTIVEASSGSTAVSEAYFARMLGLPFIAVMPATTSAEKISLIEFQGGKCHLVENPAAASIEARRLADDLGGHFMDQFTYAERATDWRGNNNIAESIYAQMALERHPIPAWFVTGAGTGGTSATLGRYVRYRRHDTRVCVVDVENSAFFPAYRDADWTVETGRGSRIEGIGRPRVEPSFQPAVVDRMLAVPDAASLAAMRAASAVLGRRVGGSTGTNLWGAFTLIAEMRATGQAGSVVTLLCDGGERYADTYFSDSWVTEQNLDLTPHLTTIRDFLASGTWTNP; from the coding sequence ATGACGTCCTACGCGCGCTCTGACGAACCGGCGCGGCTCTGGGTCACCGAGGCGATCGGCAAGGTCGAGGCGGACGCGAACCGCTCCGCCGACACCCACCTGCTGCCGTTCCCGCTGCCGCCCGAGTGGGGCATCGACCTCTACCTCAAGGACGAGTCGGTGCACCCCACCGGCTCGCTCAAGCACCGCCTGGCCCGCTCCCTCTTCCTCTACGGCCTCTGCAACGGCTGGATCGGCCCGCAGACCACGATCGTCGAGGCGTCCTCCGGCTCCACCGCGGTCTCCGAGGCGTACTTCGCGCGCATGCTCGGCCTGCCGTTCATCGCGGTCATGCCGGCCACCACGTCCGCCGAGAAGATCAGCCTGATCGAGTTCCAGGGCGGCAAATGTCACCTGGTGGAGAACCCGGCCGCCGCGTCCATCGAGGCCCGCCGTCTCGCCGACGACCTCGGCGGCCACTTCATGGACCAGTTCACGTACGCCGAGCGCGCCACCGACTGGCGCGGCAACAACAACATCGCCGAGTCGATCTACGCCCAGATGGCCCTGGAACGCCACCCGATCCCGGCCTGGTTCGTCACCGGCGCCGGCACCGGCGGCACCAGCGCCACACTCGGGCGGTACGTCCGTTACCGCCGCCACGACACCCGCGTCTGCGTGGTCGACGTGGAGAACTCCGCGTTCTTCCCGGCCTACCGCGACGCCGACTGGACCGTCGAAACCGGCCGCGGCTCCCGCATCGAGGGCATCGGCCGCCCCCGTGTCGAGCCGAGCTTCCAGCCCGCCGTCGTCGACCGCATGCTCGCCGTCCCCGACGCCGCCTCCCTGGCCGCCATGCGCGCCGCCAGCGCCGTCCTCGGCCGCCGCGTCGGCGGCTCCACCGGCACCAACCTGTGGGGCGCGTTCACACTCATCGCCGAGATGCGCGCCACCGGCCAGGCCGGCTCCGTCGTCACCCTCCTCTGCGACGGCGGCGAACGCTACGCCGACACCTACTTCTCCGACAGCTGGGTCACCGAACAGAACCTCGACCTGACCCCGCACCTGACCACTATCCGCGACTTCCTGGCCTCCGGCACCTGGACCAACCCCTGA
- a CDS encoding UbiX family flavin prenyltransferase, with translation MRSPWVVGVSGASGTPYAAAVLRALFEAGEPVDLIVSRAARLTILDETGRPFRDAHWKDDLAAWLGTAPGDVVHWPAGDLAAGPSSGSYPVRGLVVVPASTAACAGIAIGLSKDLLQRAAEVSLKERRRVVVVPRETPVTRSHLEHLIALHDAGAVVLPASPGFYGAGAEASAQQLVDFVAGKVLDALGVPHTLFRRWTGELNAQSRLS, from the coding sequence GTGCGTAGTCCGTGGGTGGTCGGCGTCTCGGGGGCGTCCGGGACGCCGTACGCCGCCGCCGTGCTCCGCGCGCTGTTCGAGGCCGGCGAGCCGGTCGATCTGATCGTCTCCCGGGCCGCCCGGCTGACCATCCTGGACGAGACCGGCCGCCCGTTCCGGGACGCGCACTGGAAGGACGACCTGGCCGCGTGGCTCGGCACCGCGCCGGGTGACGTCGTGCACTGGCCGGCCGGCGACCTCGCGGCCGGCCCGAGCAGCGGCTCGTACCCGGTGCGTGGTCTGGTCGTTGTCCCCGCGTCGACCGCGGCCTGCGCCGGCATCGCCATCGGCCTCTCCAAGGACCTGCTGCAGCGCGCGGCCGAGGTCTCCCTCAAGGAGCGCCGCCGCGTCGTCGTGGTGCCGCGCGAGACGCCGGTGACCAGGTCACACCTGGAACACCTGATCGCACTGCACGACGCGGGCGCGGTGGTGCTCCCGGCCAGCCCCGGGTTCTACGGGGCCGGCGCGGAAGCCTCGGCACAGCAGCTCGTCGACTTCGTGGCGGGCAAGGTGCTGGACGCGCTCGGCGTACCGCACACGCTCTTCCGCCGGTGGACCGGCGAGCTCAACGCACAGAGCCGGCTCAGTTGA